The Ricinus communis isolate WT05 ecotype wild-type chromosome 8, ASM1957865v1, whole genome shotgun sequence sequence TCTAAACTGAGAGTTTAATGTTGATGACATCCAGTCTACtgtaatgaattttttaagcttgccattttgtttatttcctcTGCTTGCAGTTTCtgaaattttaacattttatttgttaGTCGCTCTCATGAGATTTACACCTTTTGAATATAGATCTAATGTCATTGTTTTCTGCTAcatgtattaaaattttccGCATTTATTCTAGTTCAACTTTCCGGTTAGAATCTGATGGGGAGTCTTGTGCATCTTCTCCTGCAAAATCTTTTTGGGTCTTTCGAGGGCTTCAGAACTTAGATATGCAAGCCTTTAGAACTTAGATATACAAGTCTTTAGTTACAAAGGAAGTCCGACCTTTGTATATAAATGGAATGGATAGCAGTTGCAGGAGTAAAATTTCACTActaattttgtcaaattcactAGTAAAAATGTCATCATGTGACTCATGTCTCCTGTCAAAAGATCCTCTAAAATCTAATCAGATTGTTTCTATTATTGTTGGTGTTGTTACGGGGGGGAGAAGATGGGTGGTAACATTTCCTCATCACATGGTAGCAGTCATGCTGCTGATTTTGGTGGCAACTTCCACAAGTGACAACAGAAACCAGAGGGATAGGTTTCCAGGTGTGGACGGGAGCCTGATTAAGGACATTTTATAATACTGCCTTCGTGGCTATACCCAATCCCTGAGACAATTATTGTTTTTGGAAACTGTGTACGTAGGGTATGGGAAACCTTTAAAGCTAACATGACatgctttttgtttttgtacaTTTTATGCTTTTGTTGGTGATTAGACTTGATGACTACCGACTAGATAGGCTGGCCTTTGTCGTCAAAGAAATGCTGATCCTGTCAAAAAATGCTCTTAACAGCTAAATCATCTTCCACTCTTGGGATAGCCAGGTAGGTAACATTTTACTGCTCGATTATTGATTCATGTTCTTGACAAGCTTGCTTGTGTTACTCTCCTACAAATACAGTTGGGCTCAGGATTCAGGATCGGAAGTTTGTAGCTGTGGCAGTTCATCTTGGTTGAAAGAGAGACTTTAAGATGATGGAAAGATCAACGGTGATGAAAACCTTTCCTGGTAGTTTGTCTAATAAACAGCCAACTTTTGACATGGGAGAGCCTTCCCCTCCATTCATTTCCTTTCAGCAGAAAACAATCGCAACCATCAGAGAtgcatcattttcttcttatcTCAAACCAGAGCAACTCGACAATCAAGCTGACGATCCCGAAATAAGCATTTTTGATGCGCAGAAATACTTTAATGAAAGCAGCGGCAGTGACCACCGAGTGGGCAAGAGAGTTTCTCCTGTCAACGTTATTAATATTGAATCTATTCCTAGATTCTCCTCTGTTTCATCTTCGGTGGATGGGCATGGCCGAAACTACAGGGCTCGATCATTCCACGCAACACCAACAGCTTCGTCGGAAGCTAGCTGGAATAGCCAAACTGGCTTGCTGTCAAATCCTCCTGGTGCCATTGCGGTTTCCATGCGAAATCCTCCTCCtagtgatgaaaagaaaaaagggtcTAAAGCAAAATGGCTTCTCGGGCGAAAATGTCCTTGTGCTGGAAAGAAATCTATTCAAGTTGAGGAAAAACTATCAGAACCTATAACCCCTTCCCGTCTAGTTGATCACAAGTCTAAAGACACTGATCGAAATCTCCAAAGGAAGATTCCAGACTCTTCAGAGAAAAGTTCTGCCGCAACAGATTGGCTCCAAAGACATGAAGTGATTCCTAATTCTCACAGAATCACAGCAGATAACAACCGTTTTCCTCTAGCTCTAAGCCAACACCACCACCGTGTGCTGGCCACCTCAGCCCGACCATTCAGTAGTGATGGTACTACTAGCGGGTTCTCTTTCCCCATACTGAATCAAACATCATTACCTCCTATCAAACTGGTATTAAATGGATTGCAATCATCCACCAACTACAACCCTCAACTCGAGGACCCTCCTCGAGATTCCCTGGAAGTTTTTCTACCGTCTGATGACCCCATTCCGACCAATAATAAAACTACGATGGATCTTCACCAACGTCAGAGCTTCACATTTCCAGCGAGTCCCAAGTCAAGAATGATAGTAACAGATGATGACATAGCAAGTGATGCGAGTTCAGACTTGTTTGAGATAGAAAGCTTCTCTACACAAACAACATCATATCAAATGCACAACAACAATCATGGTCGACGAGACTCTCTAGATGATGCTTCCGTATTTAATGGAAAACGCTTAGGGGGAAATTTGTATTGCAGGCAAAGTTTAGATGAGTCAATGACACCATCTATAGCACCGACAGAATGTTATGCACCAAGTGAAGCCAGCATAGATTGGAGTGTAACTACAGCTGAAGGTTTCGACAGAGCAAGTGTCACCAACTTCTCAATGACAGCATCAGAAGTTGATCATCAGGAGATGATAAGCATGCGCCACCATGAGTCAGAGAGGACTATTGGCGGTGGTGGTGGCAGTGGGGGGAAGAGGAGAGGAGGGAACAGAGGGTTGTTGAGCTGTCGATGTGAGAAGGCGGTTAATGTAGGGCCACATCCTGTGAAATGTGTGGGTGGAGAGGGACAAAGAGGAGAAAGTTCCACAACGAGGCATGTGAGTAGTAGGCCACCCATTGCGAATAAGCCACCGCTTGCAAGGTCTCACTCTGCTCGCTTGTCTCTGCCTTTCGCATCATGAGAAGTAGCTTGTAGTGGTATTTGCTTTGCCGCCACATTGGTGTTCCCTAGattgattcttttctttttacctaatttctttcttctttttctcttattgtgTTAAGAGACTTCTCAGTTTGTTCAAAAAAGTTTCAGTCACGACCATTTGCAATTATAagttaactttttcttttttggacaTATGGTTAGTACACACTAGCAGAGGAAGACTATATGAACACCGTTCACATACAGAATCGGCCACAAAGTGCTATATAAAGATTTATTGTGGATTTTAAACCTATTTAACGCTTTTAAAAGAATTCTTTGAAGGTGGCAGAATTTAAACACATAATCTCTGATCATGATGACTCCTCTTCAGCCATTAGGCTCAGAGCTCATTGCTCAAGTTTCATGAAAGCGtgtaaattaagaaattggaGTAATTGAACTATAGGGATTATTATTCGTTAACGTTTCTGTTTATTATT is a genomic window containing:
- the LOC8276652 gene encoding protein PHYTOCHROME KINASE SUBSTRATE 4; the encoded protein is MMERSTVMKTFPGSLSNKQPTFDMGEPSPPFISFQQKTIATIRDASFSSYLKPEQLDNQADDPEISIFDAQKYFNESSGSDHRVGKRVSPVNVINIESIPRFSSVSSSVDGHGRNYRARSFHATPTASSEASWNSQTGLLSNPPGAIAVSMRNPPPSDEKKKGSKAKWLLGRKCPCAGKKSIQVEEKLSEPITPSRLVDHKSKDTDRNLQRKIPDSSEKSSAATDWLQRHEVIPNSHRITADNNRFPLALSQHHHRVLATSARPFSSDGTTSGFSFPILNQTSLPPIKLVLNGLQSSTNYNPQLEDPPRDSLEVFLPSDDPIPTNNKTTMDLHQRQSFTFPASPKSRMIVTDDDIASDASSDLFEIESFSTQTTSYQMHNNNHGRRDSLDDASVFNGKRLGGNLYCRQSLDESMTPSIAPTECYAPSEASIDWSVTTAEGFDRASVTNFSMTASEVDHQEMISMRHHESERTIGGGGGSGGKRRGGNRGLLSCRCEKAVNVGPHPVKCVGGEGQRGESSTTRHVSSRPPIANKPPLARSHSARLSLPFAS